Within the Anas acuta chromosome 6, bAnaAcu1.1, whole genome shotgun sequence genome, the region TTGTGTTCATGAGGATTTACACAAAAGCACGCAGTTATTTGCGTGCTGTGTTTTACCAGTATGtttaatgtaaaatacagaaaacatatGAGCATTCTTGACAAGCCTGTCTGCTCTGTATAAAAACATtcaattaaattttattctcagtattcaccaaacttttattttgtatttattttctaataaattaattcaattgCTTATAATTTAAATATCCTGCTTAACTTTATTTTACGTATACTGATTCATTTCAGAGTGAACCTTTATATGTTCCTGTAAAGTTTCATGATTTGCCAACTGAAAAAAGTGGCAGTAATAATAGTGATGCAGAGAAAAGTGAGTAAAGATTCTTTGGAATGCTGAAATGCtagttctttgatttttttttttttaattattattattatttttttcccatttattggTATAAGTGCTCTCGTGTTGCAggactgactttttttttttttttttcctccccatcccctccccttaAATCTCATGTTGCATGAATTGCAGTCTCATATTTGCTTTCAGGTAGAGAAAACATAGGCCTATCGTTCAGTTTACCTTTCTTGGTCACTACAGATCCAGCCTATGTTTATCTCAAGGGACCAGCTGGGTTCAGTACTTGTGATTCTTTCCTTCTGGGCTTGTATGACCAGCAGCAATGAGTCAGCCTCTGGAAAAACAAGCTATTGTCCTTTTTAGAGCAGGAGCAAAGCAGTCAAAGTAAGAATTTTAACAGTCTATGtgcattctgattttatttaagcCTCACTATCTTGTGATAGTAGCTGAAATGGGCCTAACTGGCCCAGATAATTAAAGAAGGGTTGGCTGTCAAGAGTCCAGTTATCTGATCCTCAGCAAAAGTCCCTGTTTATAAAGGGGAAAGTCTCTTAATTTCTAGATGAGAGGTGTTTAGAACCACTTTAGTAGGCTCTACTGTCCTGTGACAACAGGCACCAATCATACGGTGATTGAGCTAggcttttatccttttttttttttttttttcttaaatttaggAAATGAGGTATTGTTTCATATCAAATCAAGTTAGTACTCCTATGTAGCAcgtactgtttttctttccataggAAAATAATACTACAATAGTCTTTCAAGTAAAATCTAAAACTGTCTAGTCCTAATACTTGGTTTAGTTAGGGGATGAATTTCAAATGAGAAAGTGACCTTATGATTTCTGCTAAACTTTGAGGTCTGCTGGACACTGTCATCCTCTGAATAGAACACTGTCCTTGCAGTTAGGTATAGATGTGTGTAGTTTTTGGTTAATTTTCTTTAGCTGGTTAATAGTCAGTTTTATATGTAATATTTGCCAATACAGAATAATTCCTACCCTAAAATTCATTGTcctctgggatttttttttttttcttctttctgacaGGGAGAAGGGATGCTAtttttaggattatttttttttgtggatggATGGACAACTGtattgatttaaaacaaaaattgtgcTTTGTCTTGGTAACAGCCTGCTAAATAGCAAAATACTActgtaagaaattaaaacagtgaCAAGTCTTCTATTTGGATaaaaattttttattatttatgaattatttagaatcataatttttattgctttttgagGTTTTTGGAACGGTTTAATGATCAtgtacaactttttttcttttttgtccttaAGCTCCCAAAAAGCCTCGTGTAAGGTTCAGTAATATTATGGAGATTCGACAACTCCCATCAAGCCATGCACTGGAAGCAAAGTTATCTCGCATGTCATATCCAGCGGTTAAGGAGCAGGAATCAATATTAAAAACTGTAGGAAAACTCACTGCAACTCAAGTAGCAAAaattagctttttcttttgctttgtggtACGTGCTCCATTCTTTCAGAAAACTATAGATGCATTTAAAGCTTGTATAATAATAGTGAAAATACAGTATTGAGATAAGTTGtgttctttctgcctttttttttttttttttgtaaaaatactGTAACTAGTAAAACCTGTTTCATGGTAGACATGGTAGACATAAAGGTGAAACTTCTTAAAGGATGGGTAACCAAAAGAGATCTAGGGTGTGTAGTTAACAGTAAGGTCGGTTGTAAGATGCACCATGCTTTTGTGCCCTGTTGTCGAACACTGGACATGTTTGATACAGCAAAATCTGGGTCTACATGTACACGGGTTGGTCTTACCTCCACTGAGACTGAATGAAATGGTTAAATGTTACTGTGGCTTCTTTCTGTGGACCATCACAGGAAAAGCACCATCTTATCTGGCATTGTGCTCTCTCATAGTATGAAGAGAAGATGGTTAATTGTATTTCAGCTCCACTGAAGGCTGCAGGTTTTTCTTAGGAGTCTGTTGGTCATTGGTGTCTCTGCATAATGCCTCAGTGCTGGGGAGAGAGCTGATGGTGGCAGGATTTTTAAGAGACAGTAAAAATGTATAGAGCAGAGCAGTGAGCTTTTCTAGGCGTGAGTGGCTTCACTGAAGGTTACACGTAGTGTGGACCTGCCAGATCTTTTCTTCAGCGAGTGGTACTaagtaaacattaaaaaacattaattagtTCTGTTGATGCATGGACCAGAAAACAGTGATAAAACTTTCTGTGTATACATAAAGAATATGCTTacagcagcaagagaaaaatgagtCTCTTGTGAATGATTTTTTGGATGGTTGAAATACCTTTTCTTAGAAGTTATTTAGAATGATGTGTCTGAATATATTtccatatatacacacatgcaaaaTTTTCTGGAGTAAAGTCATTATGttcaaaacattctttttatGCCATTCATGGATGCTGCTATTACcagaatatatatgtatttattggACAGTATAAATATTCCTCTCCaagaggaattatttttctcattttctctagaatcagttttctcatttcctaAAGAGAGCGGTAACTTCCCTGAGAATATCTAAAATTTTCTTAAGATATTAAtcaagaaattttattttttaaacaaacaaacttgctGCTGCTTATATTTATGATGGAATTGAAAGACGTGaatcttttcaaaatgtttttgaggTATTAAATGTGATGCTTGTTTTTTATACTGCAGATTAAGCTGACTAAAGTCCCATGTATCACCAGAAATTTCTTCACAGCCCTTGTGTAGTAATCATCTTGAAGCACTTACAAAACATGATAAATATAGCTTTAGATACCACAGAATAACTGttataatttcatttgaatTATTCAATTATGCTTACATTTTGAAGTATGTTATTTCACTATCACACACATGTTGAATGTGGTcgttttaattttgttctacTCTTGCCTGTCATGTAATGTaatcactgaattatttttctcgTCCTCCAGTGGTTCTTGGCAAATTTCTCTTACCAAGAAGCCCTATCAGATACTCAAGTTGCTATAGTTAATATCTTGTCTTCAACCTCTGGTAGGTTTTATTTACAAGATCATACTTGTGTTATAAGGctgtttaaaattctttttggTTACATTATGCTCGTGTAATGTTTTAGCTGTGGTTTTGGGGGAATTAAACCATTGAatgcatgcatttaaaaatgtcagtATGTAATTGCAAGGTTTTAGTCTTTCTTTATGATTCCcttgctttttgcatttcaagGTGTGTGTGAGTAACTAtaaagtatgtattttaaataactatTCTGGGAGTGGAATATGTTTGAAGGAAGGGTGGTATAACTTTTTGTCAAAAAAAGGTGCAATTCAGAGTAAAGTCATCTTGCCAATTATTCGTTTTAAAAAAATGGGGTTTGAGTGTATAGAACTTAAACCACCTAGATATTgtacatttcatttgtttttttgaaaggCTCAACTATGAGCTTTAAAACCAGCAAATTATGTTAATGTTTTGAGGTGTaacttttgttttatgaaatcagttttaaaggcacaattatttattttggactGATTTTTTAGGCTTGTTGCAGTTTTGTTAGAAATTCAGCTCTTCTCAGAGTTGAGTGTGTTCATCTGAGGATTGAGACCACGATGCCTTAGTTTTATAAcagttctgttttaaaagcatgGATGCTAAAATCCCATCGTTGACACAAGTGTGtaaaatgcaaagaataaaatgtcAGTGCAGCTTTCTGAGCAAAACAGTAGCAAAACTTGATTGTATAAactgttcttattttctcttgcagGGCTCTTTACTTTAATCTTAGCTGCGGTCTTTCCCAGTAACAGTGGAGATAGATTTACTCTTTCCAAATTATTAGCTGTTATTTTAAGGTAAGATAATGGAATGGAACATTTGATCAAAAACTCCCTGATGCAGTATGAGGACAAATACAATTATGATATCTGTGATGATATATTGATATGCTTCTAAATCCTTCCTTCATGAATAAATTgaggaaacaaattaaaaagtctttttacaAAATACCATGCTCATATAGAAAATAAGATTAATCCAGTTTCAGTTGGAAGTACatgggtttattttctttttgtttaacatttttgtgttttaagcagcattttgtatttcttctttcttgctaGCATTGGTGGTGTGGTACTCGTTAACCTTTCTGGATCTGAAAAATCTCCTGGAAGAGATACAATAGGTATTCACTTACTTTTTAAACCTTAGAATATGCAGTGATGAGTACCATCTTTTGTCAATTATCAGTACATTGTACAGCAAATTACATTTCTTTGTGTAACACAACTAAAAGCCTGGCTTTGTAGTTTCAACTTCTGAAACTGGTTTATAGCTTAATTGAGTCAGTATTTACATTATTgagctttttacatttttcctacttttcaCATAGTAATGGATTCCATAATAAACAATTTCTATCTCTGTTTGACAGCTTTATAATAGGTGTGTGTTTTGAAGAGCTGATCCTAGCAACACTTGGCATGACTTAAATCAgtgtttttcatctttacaGGCTCCCTTTGGTCTCTTGTAGGAGCAATGTTGTATGCTGTGTACATAGTGATGATCAAAAGGAAAGTAGATAGAGAAGATAAACTTGATATACCAATGTTCTTTGgtaagaataaaaacaatgctATTGAAAGTTTTAATTCAATGTGTGACTCAGTTGTTTGCTTTCACTCACTTAACTATATGTGAGTGGTTAAGGGGCTTAGAAGAGCCAAAGAGAGAGCTTATTGTTCCCATAATTATCAGTACTTCAGAGAATAGTTGTAtgagatgtttcttttttatagTCTCAACAAGGAACGATTGTTGTCCTACTACCTGAAGGAATGTGGACAGCCCCTTTTGattcagtggattttttttcctatttctaaaCCTGTAAATGTATGACATAACTGTTTGTCAGCGTCCTTTCCTCTGTGTATGTGTATTGTCAGGGTAGCAGAGTTTGAGATTTTAATTATCTTGCAGCTGAAGAACATTTATTGTGATTTACTTAATGTTGTTCTTATACTCAGGTTTTGTAGGGCTGTTCAATCTGTTGCTGCTATGGCCAGGTTTTTTCCTGCTTCACTATACTGGCTTTGAAGCATTTGAGTTTCCCAGCAAACTGATATGGATGTGCATTGTCATTAATGGCCTTATTGGAACAGTTCTGTCAGAGTTCCTCTGGTTGTGGTATGTACTACTTGCTTCACGTATATTTCACAATATAAATTGTCTTATATGTGTTATCAAATGTTGAGATGTCAAATCAGTAGCTTTTTTGCTCTCTAGTTTGAGTTGCAGATTGTCATCTGTCACATTACAGTGTCCCTTTTGAGAGCAACagcaaactttaaaaaacaggTGATGTGGACTTAAAGTATTCATTAAGATAAGCTTAGCTCATTATAGAACTAACATTTTGGTATGTTAGTTCTTCATTTTCCAAGGGCACGTAGAAATAATGAGAGACAGAATGCAGCAAAAAAGTTTTCTACAGTTTGTCTTCAGAGACATACTGCAACATATCTCATTAGAATGTGTTAATCACCAAGGTATGGCAATTCATATATTACCCAGAGTTTTGTTAATTTCATGATATGATAGTCTGGATAGGTCAGCAACAGAGAATCAAACAGGAGGGTTGTAGGAGAACAGCTCAAAAGCTGTAGCAAAGTTGAAAATTTGTGTATAACCGTCAAAAGGAGAGAGTGCTCTAAGAGCAGTGGTTGATAAGGTGGAGTTTCCAGCCTGGAAGAATTCAGGCAGCCAAAGTTTCTTCTGGGCTAGCATTAGGTTAAAATAGGAGTGTAACAGGTAATTCTATAAGTAGtaaaatcatatttattctGGAAACATTAAGGAAgagtttccaaaaaaaaagaggtgtttCCTATGCCATATGGTTGCTCAGTGAACTAGAAGTCTGTTTCAATACTATGTTTTGAATATGTGTGGCAGTTTCTGTTGACTGAGAACCCCTGGCTTTCAATCTCTATTTGTGGTAGAGAGGATAGAAAACCTTGTGGGTTAGACAGTCTTAAACTGACATACTTCTGATCCTAAGTTCTCGGACAGGCCTACAATAAAAAACCTTAATGGAACCCCcctttctgtgtgtgtattttcagctgaagtttAAAATCTAGAAAGTTTAatcatgactttttttgtttattggCAAAATTTTAGCCTATCCTAGGcataaatctattttaaaatatatactttttttgtaattaaatttagtttatttattcACTGAATACTTTTGTTAAATTAATAACATTCTGTAAGACTAGTTCAGTGTTGGTTGGTAAAAAGATTAACTGCTATTTTGACATAGGCCAAATgaaacaccaacaaaaacaaacaaaaaaaacaccttggcTGTTGTCCCAAAATTAAGAACCAGCATAGAAGTACGTGGGTGGGCACAGACAATTCTTTAATACACCTGCTAGTTGTGTAACTTCTCAGAATGATAATCCAGTCAATTAaagagctatttttattttcagttaccTTTGTCTAGAATTTTGGACTACAACTAATCTCAGTTCATGCTGACTTCATTCTTTACATGTATAGTGTGGAGCTAGCATGGTCCTTTAATCTTTCTTTGGATGTAAATGCCATTTAATGCACTTCACTCTCCCCAAGAGTAGAGTCCTGCCAAGTAAATAATGTGATAGATGTGACCCTTtcgttctttttctttttttaacccgCTGATAAATTTGGATTGGATTCTATG harbors:
- the SLC35F5 gene encoding solute carrier family 35 member F5; amino-acid sequence: MVWVFIMNRMSSQSSSSSQRRRMALGIVILLLVDVIWVASSELTSYVFTKYNKPFFSTFAKTSMFVLYLLGFIVWKPWRQQCTRGFRGRHAAFFADAEGYFAACTTDNAVNSSLSEPLYVPVKFHDLPTEKSGSNNSDAEKTPKKPRVRFSNIMEIRQLPSSHALEAKLSRMSYPAVKEQESILKTVGKLTATQVAKISFFFCFVWFLANFSYQEALSDTQVAIVNILSSTSGLFTLILAAVFPSNSGDRFTLSKLLAVILSIGGVVLVNLSGSEKSPGRDTIGSLWSLVGAMLYAVYIVMIKRKVDREDKLDIPMFFGFVGLFNLLLLWPGFFLLHYTGFEAFEFPSKLIWMCIVINGLIGTVLSEFLWLWGCFLTSSLIGTLALSLTIPLSIIADMCMQKVQFSWLFFAGAIPVFFSFFIATLLCHYNNWDPVMVGIRRVFAFICRKHRIQRMPEESEQCESLIPMHSVSQDGDSCCS